A single window of Rubripirellula lacrimiformis DNA harbors:
- a CDS encoding sulfatase translates to MAELAVAAQPTNVLFLICDDLNCDIGSYGHPQVKTPNMDRLAQRGVRFENAYCQYPLCGPSRASFMTGMYPDQTLVTRNAIYIREHVPNVKTIAQMFRDANYTATRVGKIFHYNVPLHIGTSGHDDPYSWDYTVNPRGRDRNEHDKITSLVPGSFGGTLSWLAADGDDSEQTDGIAAAEAQRVLKQHAADQTPFFLAVGLFRPHTPYVAPKRYFEMYPIDEIQIPKVPDDYLETIPPAAGKTVAGRKNQWNLDPNLARQAIQAYYASITFADAQLGHVLETLEQTGLDQNTVVVFTSDHGYHMGEHGHYQKLTLFENATRVPLIFAGPGIAKGETSASMAEMVDFYPTLAELTSLQAPASVSGISLAATLADPSKATRTSALSQLNDGFSLRVADYRYTEWGDEAKGGRELYDVRSDPAEMHNLANDAQHADVVNRLSKQLRDRMQSSQTPPKGLKQIRFENVRREKK, encoded by the coding sequence ATGGCGGAATTGGCGGTCGCCGCCCAGCCAACCAACGTGCTGTTCCTGATCTGCGATGACCTGAACTGTGATATCGGTTCCTATGGGCATCCCCAGGTCAAAACGCCCAACATGGATCGGTTGGCCCAGCGCGGTGTTCGGTTTGAAAACGCCTATTGCCAGTATCCGCTGTGCGGTCCCAGTCGGGCATCCTTCATGACGGGAATGTATCCCGATCAAACCTTGGTGACCCGAAACGCGATCTACATTCGCGAACATGTGCCGAACGTGAAAACGATCGCGCAGATGTTTCGGGATGCAAACTACACCGCGACCCGCGTTGGCAAGATCTTTCATTACAACGTGCCGCTGCATATCGGGACCTCGGGACATGATGATCCGTATTCGTGGGACTATACGGTCAACCCGCGCGGTCGCGATCGCAACGAACACGACAAGATCACATCGTTGGTCCCGGGCAGTTTTGGTGGCACACTTAGCTGGTTGGCCGCCGATGGTGACGACAGCGAGCAAACCGATGGCATCGCCGCCGCCGAAGCACAGCGGGTGTTGAAACAGCATGCCGCCGACCAAACGCCGTTCTTCTTGGCGGTGGGTTTGTTTCGGCCACACACGCCCTACGTGGCGCCTAAACGGTATTTCGAGATGTACCCGATCGACGAGATCCAGATTCCCAAGGTCCCCGACGATTATCTCGAAACGATCCCGCCGGCCGCTGGTAAGACCGTTGCCGGCCGAAAGAACCAATGGAACTTGGATCCAAACTTGGCTCGGCAGGCGATCCAGGCCTACTATGCATCGATCACGTTTGCCGACGCCCAGTTGGGGCATGTCTTGGAAACGTTAGAACAAACCGGATTGGATCAGAACACCGTCGTCGTCTTCACGTCGGACCATGGGTATCACATGGGCGAACACGGTCACTACCAGAAGCTGACCCTGTTCGAAAATGCGACACGCGTGCCGTTGATCTTTGCCGGTCCCGGAATCGCGAAAGGCGAAACGTCGGCGTCGATGGCCGAGATGGTCGACTTCTATCCCACGTTGGCTGAACTGACGTCGTTGCAGGCGCCTGCGTCGGTGTCGGGAATCAGCTTGGCGGCGACCTTGGCAGACCCCAGCAAGGCAACGCGAACATCGGCGCTGTCGCAATTGAACGATGGTTTTTCGCTGCGTGTTGCGGACTATCGCTATACCGAATGGGGCGACGAAGCGAAGGGTGGACGCGAGCTGTACGATGTTCGTAGCGATCCCGCGGAAATGCATAACTTGGCCAACGACGCCCAGCATGCCGACGTCGTGAATCGATTGTCCAAGCAACTGCGAGATCGAATGCAGTCATCGCAAACACCGCCCAAGGGGCTGAAGCAGATTCGATTCGAAAACGTTCGCCGAGAGAAGAAATGA
- a CDS encoding cell surface protein encodes MSDQAQANAPNPSAPQSQTTSRDMRSMKEYLDRAVGVLKKFGVDNKNTAPQELIGLLEEVKHLDEQKVLAIAEVIQHMSSFNQLVRENVESIKIGNRYMDITQMFDSVREDSKRLIMQLDDGKISGTEKVSNWWMKMRRGTPNDRFEQIVETYSEVAKDTKQALKSEEAIMEGYIDFRFALKEAEVLAREILDTHGPILEAAKAGLADSQKALDEYAGDDQGGKSQAELRRDEARFKYEKEDETYQLLKDIAENLEIGYDVGETLITKLKQTHDVKERVYRRAVTFFTTNEHVFTILGTVYTSQHGLHEVTQATEAMKEGVNKGLEDVATLGRELERAALRAGYGSTINPESVQKLVEAISGFQIESLEMIAELRKESEESTKAIRKSVEEGKKRYQETLAKHARGDKLS; translated from the coding sequence ATGTCAGATCAAGCCCAAGCAAACGCCCCGAATCCTTCGGCACCGCAGTCCCAGACGACGTCTCGGGATATGCGATCGATGAAGGAATACCTCGATCGTGCCGTCGGCGTGCTCAAGAAATTCGGTGTCGACAACAAAAACACCGCTCCGCAGGAATTGATCGGGTTGTTGGAAGAAGTCAAACACCTGGATGAACAAAAGGTGCTTGCGATCGCGGAAGTGATCCAACACATGAGTTCGTTCAACCAGTTGGTGCGAGAGAACGTCGAAAGCATCAAAATCGGGAACCGATACATGGACATCACTCAGATGTTCGATTCGGTCCGCGAAGATAGCAAACGATTGATCATGCAGTTGGATGACGGCAAGATCAGCGGCACCGAAAAGGTGTCCAATTGGTGGATGAAGATGCGTCGCGGAACGCCAAACGATCGATTCGAACAGATCGTCGAAACCTACAGCGAGGTGGCTAAGGACACCAAGCAGGCGCTCAAGAGCGAAGAAGCGATCATGGAAGGCTACATTGACTTCCGCTTCGCATTGAAGGAAGCCGAAGTCTTGGCTCGCGAAATTCTGGACACCCATGGGCCGATTCTAGAAGCCGCCAAAGCGGGCTTGGCCGACAGCCAGAAAGCGTTGGACGAATACGCCGGCGACGACCAAGGTGGCAAGAGCCAAGCCGAATTGCGACGCGACGAAGCGCGATTCAAGTACGAGAAAGAAGACGAGACCTATCAGTTGTTGAAAGACATCGCCGAAAACCTTGAAATCGGTTACGACGTCGGCGAAACGTTGATCACCAAGCTGAAACAGACTCACGATGTGAAGGAACGAGTCTATCGTCGGGCCGTGACATTCTTCACGACCAACGAACACGTCTTCACCATCTTGGGAACGGTCTACACCAGCCAGCATGGGCTGCACGAAGTCACCCAGGCCACCGAAGCGATGAAGGAAGGCGTCAACAAGGGATTGGAAGATGTCGCGACGCTGGGGCGTGAACTGGAACGGGCCGCTTTGCGGGCCGGATACGGCAGCACGATCAATCCCGAATCGGTCCAGAAATTGGTGGAAGCGATCAGCGGGTTCCAGATCGAATCGCTGGAAATGATCGCCGAACTTCGCAAAGAGTCCGAGGAAAGCACCAAGGCGATCCGCAAATCGGTCGAAGAAGGCAAAAAGCGATACCAGGAAACGCTGGCCAAGCACGCCCGGGGCGACAAGCTGAGCTAG